In a genomic window of Pelodiscus sinensis isolate JC-2024 chromosome 32, ASM4963464v1, whole genome shotgun sequence:
- the TRIM39 gene encoding E3 ubiquitin-protein ligase TRIM39 — MPTAGSPVLLLPRFRLVSGGRPRVSSVVTSALGPDRGSPGLLSPRREEAGGDIMATTNPLENLQVEASCSVCLEYLKDPVIIDCGHNFCRVCITRWWEELNRDFPCPVCRKTFRHRTLKPNRQLGNMVEIAKQLQVTKRKVRDESLCGKHNEALNLFCKEDQQAVCLVCEISHDHRSHTVVPLDDASLEYKEKLQQCLEPLERKLQDIAHCKSQEEKKPGELKRKVESRRQLIMSEFEELHQFLEEEQRVLLQRLEEEEKEILQRLKDNVAQLSDQRLSLNQLITEIEEKCLQSGIEMLQDIKSTLERCETMRTMKLASVPIELEKNFCSFPRQYFVLRKIIKRLIGDVTLDPDTAHPNLVLSEDRKSVKFVDTRLRDLPDTPRRFTVYPCVLATEGFTSGRHYWEVEVGDKTHWALGVCKDSVSRKGELMALPETGYWRVRLWNGDKYAATTTPFTPLHLPVKPKRVGVFLDYEAGRVSFYNVTDRSHIYTFTDTFTEKIWPLFYPGIRAGRKNAAPLVIRTPTDWE, encoded by the exons ATGCCAACGGCCGGAAGCCCGGTGCTTCTCCTCCCCCGTTTCCGGCTCGTTTCCGGGGGGCGGCCCCGAGTGTCTAGTGTCGTCACTTCCGCCCTGGGCCCGGAccggggcagccctgggctcctttcTCCCCGCCGGGAGGAGGCGGGCGGAG ATATCATGGCTACCACCAACCCCCTGGAGAACCTGCAGGTAGAGGCCAGCTGCTCCGTCTGCCTGGAGTACCTGAAGGACCCGGTCATCATCGACTGCGGCCACAACTTCTGCCGGGTCTGCATCACCCGCTGGTGGGAGGAGCTGAACCGGGACTTCCCCTGCCCCGTCTGCCGCAAGACCTTCCGCCACCGCACCCTCAAGCCCAACCGGCAGCTGGGCAACATGGTGGAGATCGCCAAGCAGCTGCAGGTCACCAAGCGCAAGGTGCGGGACGAGAGCCTGTGCGGGAAGCACAACGAGGCGCTCAACCTCTTCTGCAAGGAGGACCAGCAGGCCGTCTGCCTGGTGTGCGAGATCTCCCACGACCACCGCTCCCACACCGTGGTGCCCCTGGACGACGCCTCCCTGGAGTACAAG gagaagctgcagcagtgtctGGAGCCGCTGGAGCGGAAGCTGCAGGACATCGCTCACTGCAAGTCCCAGGAGGAGAAGAAACCTGGAGAGCTGAAG aggaaggtggagAGCCGTCGGCAGCTGATCATGAGCGAGTTCGAGGAGCTGCACCAGttcctggaggaggagcagcggGTGCTGCTCCagcggctggaggaggaggagaaggagatccTGCAGCGGCTGAAGGACAACGTGGCCCAGCTGTCGGACCAGCGTCTCTCCCTCAACCAGCTCATCACCGAGATCGAGGAGAAGTGCCTGCAGTCGGGCATCGAGATGCTCCAG GACATAAAGAGCACTCTGGAAAG GTGCGAGACGATGCGGACCATGAAACTGGCCTCGGTCCCCATTGAGCTGGAGAAGAATTTCTGTAGCTTCCCCCGGCAGTACTTTGTCCTGCGCAAGATCATCAAGAGACTGATCG GGGACGTGACCCTGGACCCCGACACGGCCCACCCCAACCTGGTGCTGTCCGAGGACCGCAAGAGCGTGAAGTTCGTGGACACACGGCTGCGGGACCTGCCCGACACCCCCCGGCGCTTCACTGTCTACCCCTGCGTCCTGGCGACCGAGGGCTTCACCTCAGGCCGCcactactgggaggtggaggtgggcgaCAAGACGCACTGGGCCCTGGGCGTCTGCAAGGACTCGGTGAGCCGCAAGGGCGAGCTGATGGCCCTGCCCGAGACGGGCTATTGGCGGGTACGACTGTGGAACGGCGACAAGTACGCGGCCACCACCACCCCCTTCACCCCACTGCACCTCCCCGTCAAGCCCAAGCGGGTGGGCGTCTTCCTGGACTACGAGGCCGGGCGGGTGTCCTTCTACAACGTGACCGACCGCTCCCACATCTACACCTTCACGGACACGTTCACCGAGAAGATCTGGCCCCTCTTCTACCCGGGCATCCGCGCCGGGCGCAAAAACGCCGCCCCGCTCGTCATCCGCACCCCCACGGACTGGGAGTGA